ACTAAAGGAAGAAGCATGCCCTCATCTTCCCATCACAGGAACTCGGAATTCTGAGCCAATGGTAAAGTGAGAtcatgggtgattttttttttctttctttgtatttttctggcAACTTTATGTTTTCTGTTATGAGCATGTATCAATTTTTAATAAAGCTATACAGTATCTGTTCCAACATGTGTAGAATACATCTGGATTCTATAAATTACATTGATAAGTATTCTTCTGTTTCTCCACGAGAGGGCGGCAAAagcacagtaaatatttattcatacacatatatatatgcgaGAATACATCTGGATTTTATAAATTGCAATCATAAGCATTCTTCTATTTCTCCACTAGAGGGCAGCATaagcacaataaatatttattctaacCCATGTatctctggagagtcccttggactgcaaggagctcaaaccagtcaatcctaaataaatcagtcctgaatattcatttaaaggactgatgctgaagctgaaacttcaattctttggctacctgatgtgaagaattgactcactggaaaagactgatgctgggaaatactgaaggcaggaggagaaggggaagacagaggatgagatggttggatggcatcactcacttgatggacctgagtttgagcaagctctgggagttggtgatggatagggaagtctggcatgctacagttcatggggtcgcaaagagtcagacacgactgagcgactgaactgaactgactgatagatgtgtgtgtatatatatatatatatatatatatatatatatatgtaatcctAATACAGCCTCAAAATGGACATACTATACCAAGAGTGGTATACtaaacacattttaataatatattcgtAAAAATAACCACAGATTAATATCCCTATGAATGGTTAAAAAGATCCAAGAATCTGTACAGCTACAACAATAAGGCCATTTGAGGCAATATGCATGGACCGAGAGATGATCATCCTAAGAGAAGTGAGTCACacatagaaagacaaacaccaaatatcacttaaatgtgaaatcaaagatatgacacaaatgaatatatgtatgaaacagaaacacactcttggacatagagaacagacttgtggcttcCAAGGCAGAGAGcattgggggagggatggaggaagaaACTGGGTTTAAGAGATATAAACTAGAGTATATGGAATGGATAGACAAgttcctactgtagagcacagagaactatattcagtatcctatgataaatcataatggaaaagaatatatatatgggacttccctggctgtccagtggttaagattccacatttcCACATGAGGGAAtgcacattcaatccctggtcagggaactaattccacatgctgcacagtgtatacaaaaaaaagaaagaaagaaagaaaaagactaaataaaagaatgtacacacatacacaatatatatacaaatgtatgtgtataaccgaatcactttgctgtaaagaagaaattaacacattgtaaatcaactatacttcaattaaaaagtaacatGGAGTCAGGAGGCGGTCGGATTCTGGCCGAAGTGGCTCTGTTACCTGGGAGAGCTGAAGGAGTGTACACAGAGGTACTGTGCCAGCGCCCTGGACCGGAGATCTACACAATCTAAACATTAAACAGAACAGTCGCTTCAAATCCCTGAGAATTTCAGAATGACTGACACTTCTGAAGCTGTTCCAAATTTTGAAGAGATGTTTGCCAGTAGATTCACAGAAGATGACAAAGAATACCAAGAATACTTAAAACGCCCTCCTGAGTCCCCTCCGATTGTTGAGGAATGGAATAGCAGAGCTGGTGGCAGCCTGAGAAATAGAGGCAATCGGTTGCAAGATAACAGACAGTTTAGAGGTAGGGATAGCAGACGGGGGTGGCCAAGTGACAATCGATCCAATCAATGGCATGGACGATCCTGGGGTAACAATTACCCGCAGCACAGACAAGAACCTTACTACCCCCATCAATATGGACACTATGGTTACAACCAAAGGCCTCCCTATGGCTACTACTGATAGAAGTGTCACCAACTTTTAGTAAAATTATTTACTCTGTTAACATGACAAAAGTTTACATTGTGTCTTTTGTTGGTCATAGTTTTACATCTGATTGTAGAAAATGGATTGTTAATTTTTTGGAACttgggacttttaaaaaatttgctctTACTGGAGAGACATGATGGTTGCTGGAAATAAATACTCCCCTAAAAAGGTTGTGGGTTATATTGCTTGACTTCTACCTCagattcatctttgtttcatgacttaatagtgttttgaatgttgtaTATAATTTTCCTTGTTAGACCTTCAGGAGTTGTCTTTGttttacacagaaataaaaattttatgtagaAAATGCTTGCTTTTAATTTGTAAGATGAAATATCCCTACGCTCAGATGTGTGCATTCCTCAAATTTTACACAGGGAGTACAGTCGGCTCCTAAATGCACCACTATGCCTACTTATGATGTGTTGTACCCAGTAGTAATTGAAAGGTAAAACAACTGCAGTATATTTCATTTGGCTTTTGTTGTTATGTGAATGTGGAACTTTGTAGTTACTCTATAGGTATGAGTCATCTTCACAATCATTTTGGTCTCTTTTTAGAGGGATATCAAGAATAAAGCTATAAAatcaggaagggaaaaaaaaaagtaacatgactggggaaaaaaagattggtatatttcattgtatgtaaagtttatatccaaagaaaattgcTGTAAACAAACACAGCTCACTATTTAATGGCAGGCTTGCTGAAATACTTAAGGAGACACACACTGATGTCTGCAATTTACCACAAAATGCAACAAGGAAAAAGATCGAGTGTTGATTGGAAATAGGGATGGACAAATGGATAGATAGGTCACAAAGGAAGTATTGTAAAATGGTTACAAAACCAGaaccctatatatgctgtctacaagagacccacctcaaaccaagggacacatacaaagtgaaagtgaagggctggaaaaggatatttcatgcaaatggaaaccaagagaaagcagttcaattcagttcagtcgctcagtcgtgtccaactcttcgtgaccccatgaatcacagcacgccaggcctccctatccatcatcaactcccagagttcactcagactcacgtccatcgagtcagtgatgccatccagccatcttatcctctgtcgtccccttctcctcctgcccccaatccctcccagcatcagagtcttttccaaagagtcaactcttcgcatgaggtggccaaagtactggagtttcagctttagcatcattccttccagagaaatcccagggctgatctccctcagaatggactggttggatctccttgcagtccaagggactctcaagagtcttctccaacaccacagttcaaaagcatcaattcttcggtgcttagccttcttcacagtccaactctcacatctatacatgaccacaggaaaaacgatagccttgactagacagatctttgttggcaaagtaatgtctctgtttttgaatatgctatctaggttggtcatagctttccttccaaggagtaagcgtcttttaatttcatggctgcagtcaccatctgcagtgattttggagccccccaaaaaataaagtttgacaatgtttccccatctatttcccatgaagtgaatggaccgtatgccatgatctttgttttctgaatgttgagctttaagccaactttttcactctccactttcactttcaccaagaggctttttagttcctcttcactttctgccataagggtggtgtcatctgcatatctgaggttattgatatttctcccggcaatcttgattccagcttgtgcttcttccagttcagcatttctcatgatgtactcagcatataagttaaaaaaagcagggtggtaatatacagccttgatgtactccttttcctatttggaaccagtctgttgttccatgtccagttctaactgttgcttcctgacctgaatacagatttctcaagagtcaggtcaggtggtctggtattcccatctctttcagaatttcccacagtttattgtgatccacacagtcaaaggctttggcatagtcaataaagcagaaatagatgtttttctggaactctctggctttttccatgatccagtggatgttggcaatttgatatctggttcctctgtcttttctaaaaccagcttggacatctggaagttcacggttcacgtattgctgaagcctggcttggagaattttgagcattactttactagcatgtgagatgagtgcaattgtgcggtagtttgagtattctttggcattgcctttctttgggattggaatgaaaactgaccttttccagtcctgtggtcactgctgagttttccaaattggctggcatattgagtacagcactttcacagcatcatctttcaggatttgaaatagcttaattggaattccatcacctccactacctttgtttctagtgatgctttctaaggcccatttgacttcacattccaggatgtctggctctagatgagtgatcacaccatcgtgattatctgggttggaagatcttttttgtacaattcttctgtgtattcttgccacctcttcttgatatcttctgcttctgttaggtccataacttTCCTGTTCtatatcgagcccatttttgcatgaaatgtccccttggtatctctaattttcttaaagagatctctagtccttttcattctgttgttttcctctatttctttgcattgatcgctgaggaaggctttcttatctcttcttgctattctttggaactctgcattcagatgcttatatctttccttttctcctttgcttttcgcttctcttcttttcacagctatttttaaggtctccccagacagccatttgcttttttgcatttcttttccatggggatggtcttgatccctgtctcctgtacagtgtcatgaacctcattccatagttcattaggcactctatctatcagatctaggcccttaaatctatttctcacttccattgtataatcaatATCAGATTAAattgactttgaaataaaggctgtgaaaagagacaaagaaggacagaacacaatgatcaaaggatcaatccaagaagaagatatagcaattataaatatatatgcactcaacataggagcacctcaatacataaggcaaatgctaacaagtaggAAAGGGGacattaacagtaacacaataatagtgggagactttaatacctgactcacacctatggatagaccaaccaaacagaaaattaaaaaggaaacacaaacattaagtAATACAAtagactagttcagttcagtcactcagccgtgttccactctttgtgaccccatggactgcagcatgctgggcctccctgtccatcaccaactccaggagtttactcaaactcatgtccattgagtcggtgatgccatgaaACCGCCTCATCCTGTGTGGTCccattctctttcctccttcaatctttcccagcatcagggtcttttccaaagagtcagttcttcgcatcaggtggccaaagaattggagtttcagcttctgcatcagtctttccaatgaacactgaggactgatttcctttaggagggactggttggatcttcttgctgtccaagggactctcaagagtcttcaacaacactacaattccaaagcatcagttccttggcactcaggtttctttatagtccaactctcacatccatacatgactactggaaaaaacatagcttttactacatggatctttgttggcaaagtaatgtctctgctttttaatatgctgtctaggttggtcataacatttcttccaaggagtaggcgtcttttcatttcatggctgcagtcaccatctgcagtgatttttgagcctcccaaaataaaagctgtcactatttccattgtttttccatctatttgtcatgaagtgttgggaccagatgccatgattttagttttcttagaCTCTTAGTTTAGCTATCCTTAATTAGCtttctatggcagaaagtgaagaggaactaaaaagcctcttgatgaaagtgaaagaggagagtgaaaaagttggcttgaagctcaacattcagaaaactaagatcatggcatatggtcccatgatttcatgggaaatagatgggaaaacagtgtcagactttatttttcccttgGCTCTGTTCAATTTATTTATGTGTCCAACAATGGTATTATTCATTCTATTACAGTATGCTGGATTTCTgacattttcttttaacatattCTTAGCATTTCCATCTTTCTACCAACATTGCTTATCTATTCTTGCACATTATCCACTTTTTCTATTAGagctattaacattttaattaaagttattttaaattccctgtctgataattccaaaatcTGTATCATACCTGAATCTTATTGTGATGATTTGTTAGCCTCGTTAGACTGTGTTTTGTTCTTGCCTTTTAGGGTGGTTTGTAATGTTTTGTTGAAATGTAGATGATATATCAAGTAATTTGGACGATGTTAATTAGAATTCCCCAGGGAGACAGACCAAaacattcattcaggttttcccataagatgttatggactatatatattatattacatatatttcatGAACCTTGAAAGAAGTAATTGATAAGTTGGGCTTCATTAAATTGAAAAACTTCTGTTCTATAAAATGCAATGTCCAGACCATGAGAAGACAAGCcatagattgggagaaaatatttgtaaaagccatatttgataaaggactgttatccaaagCATACAGAGAACCCTTAATActcaaaaatcaaatttaaaaaatctgaatacaaaatgaatcaaagatctTAACAGACACTGTGCTGAAGAagatatatgctatgctatgctaagtcacttca
This genomic interval from Bos indicus x Bos taurus breed Angus x Brahman F1 hybrid chromosome X, Bos_hybrid_MaternalHap_v2.0, whole genome shotgun sequence contains the following:
- the LOC113887464 gene encoding RNA guanine-N7 methyltransferase activating subunit, translated to MTDTSEAVPNFEEMFASRFTEDDKEYQEYLKRPPESPPIVEEWNSRAGGSLRNRGNRLQDNRQFRGRDSRRGWPSDNRSNQWHGRSWGNNYPQHRQEPYYPHQYGHYGYNQRPPYGYY